In Methanomicrobiales archaeon, a single window of DNA contains:
- a CDS encoding molybdenum cofactor biosynthesis protein MoaE, whose protein sequence is MIAEAKTPAMGAIVTFPGIVRDNGLERMELEVNGDVAVREFDPIGDAAAERFRLRSVDVVHRIGSLQVNDSILPIIVGAAHRKEAFAGCESILERIKERIPVWKKEIAPRGARWAEGNPGP, encoded by the coding sequence ATGATCGCGGAAGCCAAGACGCCTGCCATGGGGGCGATCGTGACCTTCCCCGGGATCGTGCGGGACAACGGCCTCGAGCGGATGGAGCTCGAGGTCAACGGGGATGTTGCGGTCCGGGAGTTCGATCCGATCGGGGATGCAGCGGCGGAGCGATTCCGCCTTCGCTCCGTGGACGTCGTGCACCGCATCGGCTCGCTTCAGGTGAATGACAGCATCCTGCCCATCATCGTCGGTGCCGCCCACCGAAAGGAGGCATTTGCAGGCTGCGAGTCCATCCTGGAGCGGATCAAGGAGCGCATCCCCGTCTGGAAGAAGGAGATCGCGCCCCGGGGCGCGCGATGGGCGGAGGGGAATCCGGGACCGTGA
- a CDS encoding MoaD family protein yields the protein MIVTVRAFARFQDLFGQQSIIELPEGATLRDLLNVLGSRSPEAREALFEENQSLRDYVILMRNRRRVDHAEAAETLLHDGDEIAVFPPVAGG from the coding sequence GTGATCGTGACTGTCAGGGCTTTTGCCCGGTTTCAGGACCTGTTCGGGCAGCAGAGCATTATCGAGCTGCCGGAGGGAGCAACACTCCGGGATCTCCTGAATGTCCTGGGGAGCCGCTCGCCGGAGGCCCGGGAAGCGCTGTTCGAAGAGAACCAATCTCTCCGGGACTACGTGATCCTGATGCGGAACCGGCGGCGGGTGGACCATGCAGAAGCAGCGGAAACCCTGCTGCACGACGGCGATGAGATCGCCGTCTTCCCGCCGGTCGCCGGAGGCTGA
- a CDS encoding HesA/MoeB/ThiF family protein, whose protein sequence is MLSGRERERYRRQLLLFGEEGQERLKRARVFIAGAGGLGSPIAIYLAAAGIGHIRLVDSDVVERTNLNRQILHWEIDIGRPKVQSAGEKLERINPDIEVEVIQETLDAGNVRELVGDAAAIVDAMDNYAARYLLNRTALDLGIPFFHGAIRGFDGQATTILPGRTACLACIFPRPPPADVFPVVGTAPGIIGLVQANEVLKYFLNTGSLLENRLLLWNGMASVMEEVAVERNPSCAECAAVISAHGAK, encoded by the coding sequence ATGCTGAGCGGACGGGAACGGGAGCGCTACCGGCGGCAGCTCCTGCTCTTCGGTGAGGAGGGGCAGGAGCGGCTGAAGCGGGCACGGGTCTTCATCGCCGGGGCCGGCGGGCTCGGCTCGCCGATCGCGATCTACCTGGCGGCCGCCGGGATCGGGCACATCCGCCTGGTGGACAGCGACGTGGTCGAGCGGACGAACCTGAACCGCCAGATCCTGCACTGGGAGATCGATATCGGGAGACCCAAGGTCCAGTCGGCCGGGGAGAAGCTGGAGCGGATCAATCCCGATATCGAGGTCGAGGTGATCCAGGAGACGCTGGATGCGGGGAACGTGCGGGAGCTGGTCGGGGATGCCGCTGCGATCGTGGATGCGATGGACAACTATGCGGCCCGCTACCTCCTCAACCGCACGGCTCTGGATCTGGGCATCCCCTTCTTCCACGGCGCGATCCGCGGATTCGACGGGCAGGCGACCACGATCCTGCCGGGCAGGACCGCCTGCCTCGCCTGCATCTTCCCGCGCCCGCCACCGGCGGACGTGTTTCCGGTTGTCGGGACCGCCCCGGGGATCATCGGGCTGGTGCAGGCGAACGAGGTGCTGAAGTACTTCCTCAACACCGGGAGCCTCCTTGAGAACCGCCTGCTCCTGTGGAACGGCATGGCGTCGGTGATGGAGGAGGTTGCCGTTGAGCGGAATCCCAGCTGTGCGGAGTGCGCCGCTGTGATATCAGCACATGGAGCGAAATAG
- the nifU gene encoding Fe-S cluster assembly scaffold protein NifU has product MYSSKVMDHFMNPRNVGVMENPDGVGEVGNPVCGDIMKIFIRVEENRIVDAKFMTFGCGAAIASSSMATELIKGKTLEEAWEVSNAAVAEALEGLPPVKMHCSVLAEEGIHKAINDYRTKKGLEPWPEERGAHHALHTGEAEEP; this is encoded by the coding sequence ATGTACAGCAGTAAAGTGATGGACCACTTCATGAACCCCCGGAACGTGGGGGTGATGGAGAATCCCGACGGTGTCGGCGAGGTGGGGAACCCCGTCTGCGGCGACATCATGAAGATCTTCATCAGGGTCGAGGAGAACCGCATCGTGGATGCGAAGTTCATGACGTTCGGCTGCGGTGCGGCGATCGCCAGCAGCAGCATGGCGACGGAGCTGATCAAGGGCAAGACGCTCGAGGAGGCCTGGGAGGTCTCGAACGCCGCGGTCGCCGAGGCGCTCGAGGGGCTCCCGCCCGTGAAGATGCACTGTTCGGTGCTGGCGGAGGAGGGGATCCACAAGGCGATCAACGACTACCGCACGAAAAAGGGCCTCGAACCCTGGCCCGAGGAGCGGGGCGCCCACCACGCCCTCCACACGGGGGAGGCAGAGGAGCCCTGA